Genomic segment of Iocasia fonsfrigidae:
CACAGCACCATGTTCAGAGTAATCTAAGCCTGATAATTCATCCTCTTCAGGAACACGCAGTCCGATAACAGCATCAATAGCCTTAAATAATACATAGGCCAGGCAGAAGGCCCAGATGAAAACAGAGACTACACCTTTAAGCTGTGTGGCAAGTAATGATAGCCCACCACCATAGAACAGGCCGCCATCCAGGGCAAAGAAACCAACAGCTGCTGTACCAAAGGCTCCGCAGACCCCGTGTACGGCAATCGCCCCGACGGGGTCATCGACATGAATCTTATCGAAGAACTCTACCGCAAAGACAACAATAATACCGGCAAGGGCACCAATTAAGATTGCCCCTATATTGGCTACACTGGCACAGCCAGCTGTAATACCAACCAGTCCTGCTAGGGCTCCATTAAGAGTCATACTGACATCTGCTTTACCATACTTAATCCAGCTGACTACCATAGACAGGGTCGCTCCCGCAGCGGCAGCCAGGTTGGTTGTAACTGCTATTGAACCTATACTCAGGTCAGTTCCGGCAACTGTACTACCAGGGTTGAAACCAAACCAGCCAAACCAGAGGATGAAGACACCCAGGGCGGCCATTAAAAGGTTATGACCTGGTAAGGCATTGGCCGAACCATCTTGATTGTATTTACCAATTCTGGGACCGAGGACTATAGCACCGGCTAGAGCAGCCCAACCGCCGACAGAGTGAACTACAGTAGAACCGGCAAAATCAACCATATTTGATAACCAGCCACCACCCCAGATCCAGTGTCCGACTACTGGATAGATAAAACCACTAATTACTATACTGTAAATAAGATAACCACTAAAATTAGTCCTTTCAGCCATCGCCCCGGAAACGATTGTTGCTGCAGTAGCTGCGAAAACTGCCTGAAAAATCCAGAAGGCCATTAAAGGTATTTCTAATCCCAGATTGGCAAATGAATCTGTTAGGAAGAAACCCTTACTACCAATAAATGCATTACCGGCACCAAACATGAAGGCAAAACCAACAGCCCAGTAGATAAGGGACCCTGCTGAAAAATCCATCAGGTTTTTCATGATAATGTTCCCTGTGTTTTTGGCTCTGGTAAAACCTGCTTCAACTAGAGCAAAACCAGCCTGCATGAAAAATACTAAGAAAGCTGCTAATAAAGTCCAGATTGTATCGATTGCAATTTGATTACTTTTAGCAGTAGGTTCTGCTGCCATAACATTTAGACTAAATACCAACAAAAACAATAATACGAATAATAATGTTTTTCTCCTCAATAGACTCTCCTCCTAAAAAATGATGTAATGTTTATGTAAATTATATGTTATAAAATAGGATTAGTCAATAGTAATATAAAAAAATATAACATGATAATACCGCAAAATACAGAAATTCTGATATATTTGTATACTTGGTATAAAAATGGAATATATGATCATTTAACTTTAGTGATCTTAATAAAATAATTTAATGACAAAATCAATTTCTTTTGAATAAGATAGCAATTAGCGGGGGAGGGGAACAAATTTCTTGTATTATTATGTTAATTACGGGTTTAGCTAAGGAGGATATTAATTAATGGAGAAAAAGATAAGTATGGTTGTAGATGAACTGCTTGGTATACCATATCTCCATAATGGTAGGTCTGATCAGGGTCTGGACTGCTGGGGGTTAATTTATTTATTTTTTAAGAAACTTGGGTATACATTACCGGTTAATGATGGTGGAATAATACCAGATAACTGGTATAAAGTGGACCCAGAGCGTTATATCAAGGGACTCAGGTCGCTGGGAGATGAACTTGGTTATTATGAAAACCTGCAGGTGCTTGATATTCCCTATTTCCGTTTATATAGACAGGTGGTTACCCATACAGCTGTAATGATCAGTGAAGATGAATTTCTTCATGTACTGATTGATAAAGAGGTACAGATAGATACTATGAAAAAAAGGTACTGGAGGAGAAAATATGCCGGGGCAATCAGACTGGATATATAGGGGGGATTGATGGCTGCCCGCTTTAATTAGCGGGTTTTTTCTATGCTTTTTTACTTACTTATGACAGGTAAATATATGTGTTTTGCAGAATGCAGGGAAGAAAAAAAATTACAGATAATAAATATATAAATGGAAATAAATTGTAAAATATTTTAATAAAGTCAGATAATAGAAATCTTGAAGCTATTTGTTATATCAGTTAATGATGACTTAGAAGTGATACATTGTAATAATTATTTAACGTTCAATGGTGCCTTTGTTTAAAACGAAAGTGGGGTCTGGTGTTACCTTAACTTCACTTATAAATAATTATTACAATCTATCAATAATATTAATTTGGCGGTAATTTGTAAGATTCTGATATTGTTATAAGGGATATAGTTATATTATGACTCAAACTACAGTTAAGAAAATAAACATCAATAGGTAAATATATCTATTTTATAGAAAAATATTAATAATGGCAGGGAAGAAAAAAATTACAGAGAATAAATATATAAATGCAAATATATGGAATAAAACAATCTATAACGTCAGATAGCAGATATCTAAAGCCTATCTATTATACTGTCCAATGATGATTTGAAAGTGATAGATTGTAATAATTATTTAACACTCAATGGTGCCTTTGCTTAAAATGAGAGTGGGGCCTGGTGTTACCTTAACTTCGTTTATAAATAATTATTAGAATCTATCAATATGATGACTTTTTTAGTTAAGTCCATTTGAAAGATATTAATGACTATGGATTAAAGTTTAAGTAAACTTAGTTACTTACTAACAATTGAATGTACTTATTTTATTAAAACTTTAAATGACATAAGAAATAAAATAAAAGAAGATAGGGAGGTAAAAGAGTGGGTGTAGTAAGGGAGAAGAAGAAAATAGGCTGGCCAGTCATTATTCTAATTATCCTGGCCCCCTTTATTTTACGCTTTGCTGTAGGTCTATTTACAGGCCATGATATTGAAGATGTTAGGGCAAAGATAGAGGAGCATCTTTATGAGAAATATGGGGAAGAGTTTGTGGTAACCCAGATAGGAACTAGAAGTAGTCGTGGTAAAGAATTTTATCAGGCCAGGATATATCCCAGGTCGATTATAGGGACAAATAGAGAGTGGGATGACTACTATTGCGCCAGTGCAAGTGTAAGCAAAAGGTCTTTTGGTAGATTAGGTGGAGTAGGAGATAGTTATAGCTATGTTAACAGGAATATGGATGTAGAGGAATATTTATTGCCAGAAATAAAAAATATTTTTGGAGAAAGGGTACTTATAAAGGTTGATGTAGCCCATGAGGTAACAGGAGATGGCAGTTGGTGGGCTGGATATAAATCAGTAAGTTTAAAAGAAGTGAGAAAAGATATTGCAGAAGACCCTGAGAGGAATAGAATAATACTCGACTTGGATGTATATATCTTCGACCGCATAGAAGATGAAAAAGAAAAAGAAGAAAGGAGGAAAGAGATATTTGAACTTGTTCAGTATTTGAAGGAGGAAGGGCTGTTTGAGTATCTGGAGATGAGGGTGGTGTTTGTAGATGAAAGGGTTTTAGCACCGAGTTATAAAAAATACAAATATGAAATAAGTGCCTCCCGTAAAGTTAATGAATATATAAAAAAAGAGGATAAGACAGTAAACTTACCTCCTAGGAACTTGAGAAAAAAGGTGTCAAAAGTTTTACAGCAGGAAGTGAATGAGATGAGTGAGGAAGAGTTGTTGGCTAGTATGAGGAAGATAAGGAAAGATGAGTTAAGTTATGATGGAATAAGAAAATGGAATTGTCAGTACTTATCTCCGATTTATTCAGAAGGACTAGTTAAGGAAAGGTATACTTCTTCATATAATCCTGAGACAATAAATAAATATAAAGAGATTAAGGATATTAAAATAGGAACAAATTTAGAATATATTTATTTTAAATAAAATTAAGAGGGAGGGAAAAAAGAGTGAGTGAAAATAAGTTAACTCATAAAGAATTATTAACCTTTACTAATCTAACAAACTTACAATGGGAGTTTGTTGATTTAGAAGCTATTAAAGAAGGAACTATAGAAGATATAGTTGGTGAAGTATCATCTAAAAATAAGTATTCCACCCAACTAAACGACCTTCTAACCCCCAAAGTATTTGTAGAGGAAGATAAAGAAGGGAAATTTGAAAACTATGTCTATATGAAAAATGTAGAAGAAAGGGATAAAATAGGGGCAAAAGACGAAGAACAAGGCTTTGTCCAACTCCGCTGTAACGCCGGGATAGCCATGGAATACCTGGAGAAGATAGGTACTGATAATAAAGAAGGGGATTTTTTAAAGGACTGGGAGGTTATCTATGGTGGGGATAATTATCAGGTAGTAGCTGATTATATTAATAACAAGTGGTCAAGGCTCTGCCAGTTTTTGAACTCTATTGATGAGACACTGAATCTGGATGAAAAGGAAAAGATAGATCCGGGAAGGGAAAGTATTGAAGATTTATTTGTTATATCAGTTAAAGATGACTTAAAAGTGATAGATTGTAATAATTATTTAACGTTCAATGGTGCCTTTGTTTAAAATGAGGGTGGGATCGGGTGTTACCTTAACTTCTCTTATAAATAATTATTACAATCTATCAATATTATTATTTTAGTGGTGATTTTTAGAAATTAGTTTAAAGTCATAATATAGCTGTAATCATTATAGTTATTTTAGGGTTTTAAACTATAGTTAAAGAAACAGATAAGAAGAATGAGTCAGCTTATTTTATTTCTTAAAGCAAAAACATCAATAGGAAAATATATCTATTTTACAAAATGAAATACTAATAATGGGAGGAAAGAAAAAATTTACAGAGAATTAGACAATGATATATAAGAAGTGAAATAAAAGAAGGTAGGGAGGTAAAAGAGTGGGTGTAGTAAGGGAGAAGAAGAAAATAGGCTGGCCAGTCATTATTCTAATTATCCTGGCCCCCTTTATTTTACGCTTTGCTGTAGGTCTATTTACAGGCCATGATATTGAAGATGTTAGGGCAAAGATAGAGGAGCATCTTTATGAGAAATATGGGGAAGAGTTTGTGGTAACCCAGATAGGAACTAGAAGTAGTCGTGGTAAAGAATTTTATCAGGCCAGGATATATCCCAGGTCGATTATAGGGACAAATAGAGAGTGGGATGACTACTATTGCGCCAGTGCAAGTGTAAGCAAAAGGTCTTTTGGTAGATTAGGTGGAGTAGGAGATAGTTATAGCTATGTTAACAGGAATATGGATGTAGAGGAATATTTATTGCCAGAAATAAAAATATTTTTGGAGAAAGGGTACTTATAAAGGTTGATGTAGCCCATGAGGTAACAGGAGATGGCAGTTGGTGGGCTGGATATAAATCAGTAAGTTTAAAAGAAGTGAGAAAAGATATTGCAGAAGACCCTGAGAGGAATAGAATAATACTCGACCTGGATGTATATATCTTTAAACGCATAGAAAATGAAGAAGAGAAAGAAGAGAGGAGGAAAGAGATATTTGAATTTATTCAGTATTTAAAGGAAGAGGGATTGTTTGAGTATCTGGAGCTGGGTGTAATCTTTATAGATGAAAGGGTTTTAGCACCGAGTTATAAAAAATACAAATATGAAATAAGTGGCTCCCGTAAAGTGAAAGAAGAAATAGATGGGGAAATAGTACGTATGCCGCCCAGAGACTTAAGGAAAGAGATGTCAGGGGTTTTACAGCAGGAAGTGAATGAGATGAGTGAGGAAGAATTGTTGGCTAGAATGAGGAAGATAAGGAAGGATGAGTTAAGTCGAAGTGGTATTGAAGAGTATAATATGGCTTATTTTAGTGAGGTTTTTTCTCCTGGAATATTAAAAGAACGCTATTCAACATCATTAGAAGCAAATCCTAATATAAAAAAGAATTATAAAAAAATCGAAGATATTAAAATTCCAGAAGGTTTAAATTATATATTTATAAATGAGGAGAGGAAAGAATGAGTGAAAATATGTTAAATCATAAAGAGTTGTTAACCTTTACTAATCTAACAAACTTACAGTGGGAGTTTGTTGATTTAGAAACAATAAAAAATGGTGGAAGTAGAGATGGAAAAGGAAATGAATATGTTGATAACAACATATCCACCCAACTAAACGACCTTCTAACCCCCAAAGTATTTGTAGAGGAAGATAAAGAAGGGAAATTTGAAAACTATGTCTATATGAAAAATGTAGAAGAAAGGGATAAAATAGGGGCAAAAGATGAAGAACAAGGCTTTGTCCAACTCCGCCGCAACGCCGGGATAGCCATGGAATACCTTGAGAAGATAGGTACTGATAATAAAGAAGGGGATTTTTTAAAGGACTGGGAGGTTATCTATGGTGGGGATAATTATCAGGTAGTAGCTGATTATATCAATAATAAGTGGTCAAGGCTCTGCCAGTTTTTAAACTCTATTGATGAGACACTGAATCTGGATGAAAAGGAAAAGATAGATCCGGGAAGGGAATCTATTGAAGATATAGCAGGGTGGAAAACAGGTATCAGGATTGGGGTAACAGGATTAAGTCTGGGTCTATCATATATGGGTGTAAACAAGAAATATCCTAAAATAGTTGAAAAAGTGAGCCTGCAAGAGACAGTTAAGAAATTTTTAAGTTCAGCAGGGAAAAGCGCAGCCCAGAAGTCGGTGGAAAACCATGCTGCCCTGGCTCTTGTCATGTCAATAATCCTTTATAATAATGACCCACTTAAACTCACAAAAAAGATAGTTGGTACAGGAGAAGAGGAAATTTTAAAAAGACTAAGTAAAGAACTGGAAAGGAATATCCCTGAAGATATAGAGGGGGAAGAGATAATCTTTGATGAAAACCTTGATATGAGGGATACAGGGTTTAGAGCGGTTGTCTTCAGGAAAAAGGCAGGCAATAATCAGGGAAAAGACCAGATAGTGATTGCTTACAAAGGTGGGAAAAAAGAAGACAAGCACGGTTTCCCCCAGGAATTTGAACTATTACAGATAGTCTATCATAAAATAAGACAGGCCAATCCTGAGGCAGAGATAAGCTTTACCGGCTATAACCGGGGGGCAGACCTAAGTTTCATCAATGCCCTGTATGCTGACTACCGTAAGGTACACACAGTAGAAAAAGATGATACCTTATCTCAGATAGCCCAGGATAAATATGGGGATGCCGGTTTAGGGGATGAAAGATTAGAACATCCCGATGGAACAGTCTATCAGGACAGCGAAATACATCCAGGTGAGGAAGTCTATTATTATGACCAGGCAGACCAGCGCCGAAAAGCAGTTTTATTCTACAGCAGTATTGAAGAATTAAAAGACTATCTCCAGTTTACCCCTGATAACATCGGACAGGAATACCAACCCTTCAGGGTAGTTACTATCTCTGCTCTAGGCTCAGGGATTAATGACTTTGCCTCCAGGGTATTAATATCTACAGCAGTAGTAATGGTTAAAATAGCCAGGGGTGCCAGTCTGGCTTCCCTTGGAATTCGGGGACTATTATTCTATAACCTGCAGCTTGCCGTTATAACCCTCATTGTCAGCCTGATATTTGAGTCAGGCCAGAACTATTTAAGCAAACTCGGTTATCAGGAAATCCATGAAACCCTTAAAGACCTGAACCTATTAGAAGAAAAAAAAGACATCAGTCCTGAAGGAACAGGTCAAGAAATCATCGAAGGATACATAACAGATGATTTCTGTAAAAAACCATATATAAGCCTAGAAGTACCATATTTTGACCAGCAAGAAAAGAGATTTAAGGGAGAAGAAGTAAAGATAGACAAAGAAATTGCTATTCATATCATAAAAAACCGTCTAATAGATTTTGAGACCACTGAATATAAAGCAGTTACTCTGCGTAAAGGAGAAGAAGGAGCAGGAGACTCTATCTTTATTAATGCTCTCAGCCTGGGCTGGATAAGGCTTGTCAAAGAAGAAGATGACATCTTCAAAGCCAGGAGTCTAGTATTATCCCAGGATACTCATCCATCAGATAATAACCCCATAGCACCTGCTGATGACGGTTCCGGCTATAAAAACAATTTAGCAGATCTTGATGATATGGAGATAGTCCCTGTCTCCCAGTTAAAGAGACAGTTAATTCAATTAGAAGGGGAATATGAACAAGCAGGTAGAGAAACAAAGGCAGACCTCTACCCTGAAATCAGAGAAATAGAAGATAAAATAAACAGCCTCAAGGCCTATCAGGAAGAAATAAGAGCAGGACAGATGATGATGGCTATCATGGAAATAATAGCCACCATGCAGCGCAACTGGGAAAGAAACAGAAATAAAATAGAAGCCCTTTACTGGGATTTAGCGGCTATGTATCGGGGAGAACAATCCATCACCATCAGTAATAATGTCTTAAAACTGGCCGGGGCAATTAAAGAAAAAGAAGGAACAAGGAATGATTATAATGGCGTTACAGCCAGTGAATTTGGTTTTATGCCCTATCTAAAAAAAGAAGACGGAAATATAGCTAAAGAAAACCCGGTCTTAAGAGAAGAATACAAAGCAAGTCTCTTCAAAACCCTGGTATTATACAGTAAAACAAAAGTACAGTTAGATGGTAGTGATCCCCATAATCTGGTATCACGATATATGGATGATAAATTCAGTCTAAAGGAGATATCAGCAAACCACAGGCATCTGTTTAGAGAAAAAGATAAAAATCAGGTTTTCGTACAGATGATGGAAAACATCGGGGAATATATTGCCTGGGATATGGAAGGAGAAAAGCATGTGGGATTTAACCATTATGAAACCTTTTTCAAGGAAGTACAGGCCCAGCCCGAACTACTGGAAAAATACTATCAAGAAAACGAAGAAGACAAAGATGAATGGAACCCCCTGGGTGTTTTATCACGAAATAAGGGGTCACTAACACTTAATCCGCAGGCAGCTGAGGAAGCAGTCCTGGAATATAAATATAACCCCAATGATTTTATCAGGGGAGGGGTAATGGAGCTAACTATTAGTAAACCCCTCTGGGATCCAACTAAAGTAGCTTTCAAAGAAACCCTGGATATAAAGTCTTTTGCTAGAGACAATAGTACTGTTCAATATTTTATTAAGAATACAGATATTGATATGGATTGTGAAACAAGGGAACGTGTGAGAATAGCCAAGAATATAGTCAATGAAAAGAGGATAAATGATGATATCTTAATTTAGGAAAATGCAAGTTTAAGGGGGGAATAGAGATGAGTGGGGAGCAGAATTTAGTTTTAGAAAAGCTCTTTGGAATGGACTGTGAAAGGGAATTAGTTGACTTAATAGAGGAACTGGAACTAAGTGGAGAGGGAGAATTAAAAAGTAGAAGTGATAAGTATGAAACAGAGAAGAAAATAATTATTACTTATGAATTTACAAATAAACAGGATAAAAACACTGCTTTATGTATAGCAGCAGGACTCCCTAATGCCCACTTTGATGAGGCAGTTGTAATCTATGGAGAAGAAATAGAGCAATATGGGGATGAATATATTTATCAGCTTGAAGGCCATGCCCTGGCTGGTTCTTTAGTCCAATATCTTGGTTTAATATCAGAGGGGGCTGGCTTAAACTATCAGGCAAAAACCTATAATAGTTTGGGATTAGAAAACTGCCTCAAGTTCAGGGGTAATGAATTTTTTGGCTATAAGCTGGGTCTATTACAGCACATTGATAATATAGTTAATCAAAAAGAAAGCTATAAAATGAATAGTATGTCTTTATTTTTATCTGCCTTAATTGATGAAGGGGTAATAAAATATAGTGAAGGAGAAGCAGGTGATTATGGTAATATAAGTAGTGAATTTAGAAAAAAAGGGGATGAAAGATTAGATACCAATAAAATAAAAGGGGTACTAAAAAAGATAGTTATTGAAAAACTGGAAAAAACTGAAGAAGAGGCTAAAAATTTAGTAGATGAAAACTTTAACCCCCGAATAATCGAACGAAAAATGAACCTGATTAATAATTATAAGAAATATAATGAGCGAAAAGAAGAAGATGAAAGAATAATTAATTATATTTTATCTGATAATATATTGGCTGGATTATATCAACATGCAGGCATAAGGCATATTATTGATATAGATTTTCAAGCAGGCCGATCATCTGATGAATTATGTTACTTACTTAAAATATTAGAAGAAGATAATATCGATGATTTGCTGGAATCCAGTGGTGATTTATTCACACCTTTCGTATTACTAACAGAAGAAGACAATAATCGGGAGCTTATCAATAGATTTAAGAAAAAACCCCAATTAGGTGAGATAACAAATAGAATAAATAATGAATATTTAAAGGCCTTAATTAAAGACATAGTCTTAGATATAAAGGCTGTTGATAAGAACCTGATAAAGGAAATCTTTAAAATATCACAGCGGAAAAACAGGACAGAAATACAGGAAATAGTGGAGGACAGGCTGTATTATAGTATGAAAGAGCGGGGGATTATTAAAGAAGATGAATTACATTATCATTCATATCTGCTAGAGCAGGAACCAGAACTATTTGCTAAAATGAAAAAAACCTATCCCCTGGATAGGGCAGTAATCAAACAGTTTGAAAAAATGAGAACAGCAGAGATTACCGCTCTCTGGGAGTGGAAACTAAGTACTGATGGTATTTTCCTTATCCTTGGGAATATTGATTCAGAAGAAGTAATAAAATACCACAGTTCAACAGGTGTTTTCAATAACCAGAGGGAAGAGATAAAACTGGAGCTTGACCAGCCATCACAAAATAAAATTTATGGCAGTCATGGAAAACCAGCCAATTATCAGAAGATATATGACCATGATTATCATTATAAAGAGGAAGGGGCCTATAACTTCTCTTCTAAACAGGGAGTAGGTTTTATCATCCTCAGTACCCATAAAAACCC
This window contains:
- a CDS encoding ammonium transporter, translated to MAAEPTAKSNQIAIDTIWTLLAAFLVFFMQAGFALVEAGFTRAKNTGNIIMKNLMDFSAGSLIYWAVGFAFMFGAGNAFIGSKGFFLTDSFANLGLEIPLMAFWIFQAVFAATAATIVSGAMAERTNFSGYLIYSIVISGFIYPVVGHWIWGGGWLSNMVDFAGSTVVHSVGGWAALAGAIVLGPRIGKYNQDGSANALPGHNLLMAALGVFILWFGWFGFNPGSTVAGTDLSIGSIAVTTNLAAAAGATLSMVVSWIKYGKADVSMTLNGALAGLVGITAGCASVANIGAILIGALAGIIVVFAVEFFDKIHVDDPVGAIAVHGVCGAFGTAAVGFFALDGGLFYGGGLSLLATQLKGVVSVFIWAFCLAYVLFKAIDAVIGLRVPEEDELSGLDYSEHGAVSYPDFLLTSSKGDA
- a CDS encoding C40 family peptidase, with amino-acid sequence MEKKISMVVDELLGIPYLHNGRSDQGLDCWGLIYLFFKKLGYTLPVNDGGIIPDNWYKVDPERYIKGLRSLGDELGYYENLQVLDIPYFRLYRQVVTHTAVMISEDEFLHVLIDKEVQIDTMKKRYWRRKYAGAIRLDI